Proteins encoded by one window of Candidatus Dadabacteria bacterium:
- the folK gene encoding 2-amino-4-hydroxy-6-hydroxymethyldihydropteridine diphosphokinase, translating into MSEPEASPNIVFIGVGANLGPVRENFTRALRSIEKRARVVAVSSLYESDPVGPQDQPKFTNAVVKAETELSPFELLDYLKTIEKEIGRKKTKRWGPRVIDLDIIFYGDLVISTDSLVIPHPRAHERRFVLEPLLEIDPAAWHPAKNMAVRDICSGLGDSQAISKTDGPEVLL; encoded by the coding sequence TTGAGCGAACCCGAAGCTTCGCCGAACATCGTTTTCATAGGGGTCGGAGCCAATCTCGGCCCCGTGCGCGAGAATTTCACCCGCGCGCTTAGGAGCATAGAAAAGCGCGCGCGCGTGGTGGCAGTGTCCTCCCTTTACGAATCGGATCCCGTGGGACCGCAGGATCAGCCGAAATTCACAAACGCTGTCGTTAAGGCGGAAACGGAACTCTCCCCTTTTGAACTTCTTGATTACCTCAAGACAATCGAAAAGGAGATCGGGAGAAAAAAGACGAAGAGATGGGGACCCAGAGTGATAGATCTTGACATAATCTTCTACGGAGACCTTGTAATAAGCACGGATTCCTTGGTAATTCCTCACCCGAGGGCGCACGAAAGAAGATTTGTCCTGGAGCCTCTCCTCGAGATAGACCCGGCCGCCTGGCATCCCGCAAAGAACATGGCGGTAAGGGATATCTGTTCCGGCCTCGGGGATTCGCAGGCGATTTCGAAAACCGATGGCCCCGAGGTGCTTCTCTGA
- a CDS encoding 4a-hydroxytetrahydrobiopterin dehydratase, translating to MALLTEKEISSALEGLQGWQRKGEEIEKTFVLRNFVDSMGFVNKVALLSERADHHPDILIRWNKVSITLSTHSEGGITEKDLSLAGEIEKAL from the coding sequence ATGGCACTTTTAACCGAAAAAGAAATTTCTTCCGCGCTCGAGGGCCTTCAGGGCTGGCAGAGGAAGGGAGAAGAAATAGAAAAGACGTTCGTTCTCAGAAATTTCGTCGATTCCATGGGTTTTGTGAACAAGGTCGCGCTTCTTTCAGAAAGGGCAGACCACCACCCCGACATCCTCATACGGTGGAACAAGGTTTCCATCACCCTTTCAACCCACAGCGAAGGCGGAATCACGGAAAAAGACCTGAGTCTGGCGGGGGAAATAGAAAAGGCGCTCTGA
- the secA gene encoding preprotein translocase subunit SecA: MISYVLKKIVGSQNEREVKKLGVLAERINDLEETLVKVPTAELRAKTSQFRELIHSRLGTNGSPSDEKYFAEMERALEDILPEAFAAVREASRRTIAMRHFDVQMIGGMVLHRGRIAEMRTGEGKTLVAVLPLYLNALTGLGSHLITVNDYLAARDATWMSPIFMVLDMKVGVINHDASYVLAWEDPKRAEESVEKNLTAWPNEYLANDVLPEKNLDIINSFKTCLEPSTRQDSYQADVTYGTNNEFGFDYLRDNMKFSLESYVQRGHNFAIVDEVDSILIDEARTPLIISGPSEDSTDLYYKVDKVVKTLSGKTDFTVDEKTRQVDLTEEGVSKTERALDVPNLYDPVNLKVLHHVNQSLRANALFSLDVDYMMQDGKVVIVDEFTGRLMPGRRWSDGLHQAVEAKEGVEIESENQTMATITIQNYFRMYRKLAGMTGTADTEAFEFSHIYDLDVTVIPTHKPLIRKDYEDVVYRTEREKFNAACAEIKEMNSAGRPVLVGTSSIEQSEKLGAYLEKMGLSHNVLNAKQHGKEAEIVAQAGRIGAITIATNMAGRGTDILLGGNPEFLAMDILRKEFRVQPEEADPKQHEEALFEAKSICDSEKEKVKELGGLHILSVERHEARRIDNQFRGRAGRQGDDGSSRFYVSLEDDLMRIFASERITGVMDKLGWEEGEPIEHSMISKSIENAQKKVEGRNFDIRKHLLRYDDVLNTQRDVVYRQRREILEGGESLREMLFTSSEDIVRESVGSYLAGRDDRPESDFSELCEVIGRIFGTEIEIEASGKADGEVITEEVTGKLTAAYREKEERIGSENLSQVERYVMLQHIDYLWKDHLLNMDHLREGVGLRGYAQKDPLREYTKEGFDMFALMMDKFRMDVCSNLFRIQPASEEQIEELERRRELEEKKMVLGRGEGAEEKAKTPVRRTQKKVGRNDPCPCGSGKKYKRCCGR; the protein is encoded by the coding sequence ATGATTTCTTACGTCCTGAAAAAGATAGTCGGCTCGCAGAACGAAAGAGAGGTGAAGAAGCTCGGCGTTCTGGCAGAAAGGATAAACGACCTTGAAGAAACGCTGGTTAAGGTTCCCACGGCGGAACTTCGCGCAAAGACCTCGCAATTCCGGGAACTGATACACTCCCGTCTCGGCACAAACGGAAGCCCGTCCGACGAGAAGTATTTCGCTGAGATGGAGAGGGCTCTTGAGGATATACTGCCGGAGGCGTTCGCCGCCGTGAGGGAAGCGTCGAGAAGAACGATAGCCATGAGGCATTTCGACGTTCAGATGATAGGGGGGATGGTTCTTCACAGAGGCAGAATAGCCGAGATGAGAACCGGGGAAGGAAAAACGCTGGTCGCCGTCCTGCCCCTTTACCTAAACGCCCTCACCGGGCTCGGCTCCCACCTTATCACCGTAAACGATTACCTGGCCGCCAGGGATGCCACCTGGATGTCGCCGATTTTTATGGTCCTGGACATGAAGGTGGGAGTTATAAATCACGATGCCTCCTACGTGCTTGCCTGGGAGGATCCCAAGCGGGCCGAAGAGTCGGTAGAGAAAAACCTGACCGCGTGGCCAAACGAGTATCTGGCAAACGACGTTCTTCCCGAAAAAAACCTCGACATCATAAATTCCTTCAAGACCTGCCTCGAGCCTTCAACCAGGCAGGATTCCTATCAGGCGGACGTTACCTACGGAACCAACAACGAGTTCGGTTTCGACTACTTGCGCGACAACATGAAGTTCTCCCTTGAGAGCTACGTTCAGCGCGGCCACAATTTCGCCATAGTGGACGAGGTCGACAGCATTCTCATAGACGAGGCGAGAACCCCGCTTATAATCTCGGGACCTTCGGAGGACTCGACCGATCTTTACTACAAGGTGGACAAGGTGGTGAAGACGCTTTCCGGGAAGACCGATTTCACGGTGGACGAGAAAACAAGGCAGGTGGATCTTACCGAGGAGGGGGTTTCCAAGACGGAGAGGGCGCTCGACGTCCCGAATCTCTACGACCCTGTCAACCTCAAGGTTCTCCACCACGTTAACCAGTCGCTTCGCGCCAATGCTCTTTTCAGCCTCGACGTCGACTACATGATGCAGGACGGGAAGGTTGTGATAGTCGACGAGTTCACGGGGAGGCTCATGCCGGGGCGCAGATGGAGCGACGGGCTTCACCAGGCGGTTGAGGCCAAGGAAGGGGTGGAAATCGAAAGCGAGAACCAAACGATGGCCACCATAACGATCCAGAACTATTTCAGGATGTACAGAAAGCTTGCCGGTATGACGGGTACCGCCGACACGGAAGCGTTTGAGTTCAGCCACATATACGATCTTGACGTCACCGTGATACCGACCCACAAGCCGCTTATAAGGAAGGATTACGAAGATGTTGTCTACAGGACCGAGCGCGAGAAGTTCAACGCCGCGTGCGCTGAGATAAAGGAAATGAATTCCGCCGGCCGGCCGGTGCTTGTCGGCACATCATCGATCGAGCAGTCGGAAAAACTGGGCGCCTACCTTGAGAAGATGGGTCTTAGCCACAACGTGCTTAACGCCAAGCAGCATGGGAAAGAGGCCGAGATTGTCGCCCAGGCGGGCAGGATAGGAGCCATAACCATAGCGACCAACATGGCGGGGAGGGGAACTGACATACTGCTCGGCGGAAACCCCGAGTTCCTTGCAATGGATATTCTCAGGAAAGAGTTCAGGGTCCAGCCCGAGGAAGCAGATCCAAAGCAGCACGAGGAAGCGCTTTTCGAGGCGAAATCGATCTGCGATTCTGAAAAGGAGAAAGTTAAGGAACTCGGCGGGCTTCATATCCTTTCGGTCGAAAGACACGAGGCGAGGAGGATAGACAACCAGTTTAGGGGAAGGGCGGGAAGACAGGGAGATGACGGATCTTCAAGATTCTATGTTTCCCTTGAAGACGACCTGATGCGCATTTTCGCCTCGGAGAGGATAACGGGTGTCATGGACAAGCTCGGGTGGGAGGAAGGAGAGCCGATTGAGCACTCGATGATAAGCAAGTCGATTGAGAACGCCCAGAAAAAGGTCGAGGGAAGGAATTTTGACATCCGCAAGCATCTCCTGAGATACGACGATGTTCTCAACACGCAAAGAGACGTCGTCTACAGGCAGCGCCGCGAAATTCTCGAGGGCGGCGAGAGCCTGAGAGAGATGCTTTTTACGTCTTCAGAAGACATCGTTCGGGAATCCGTGGGCAGTTACCTGGCGGGGCGGGATGACCGCCCGGAATCTGATTTCTCCGAGCTCTGCGAAGTTATCGGGAGGATTTTCGGAACGGAGATCGAGATAGAAGCCTCCGGCAAGGCGGACGGCGAAGTCATAACGGAAGAAGTCACCGGAAAACTGACCGCCGCGTACCGGGAAAAAGAGGAGAGGATAGGTTCTGAAAACCTCTCGCAGGTCGAACGCTACGTCATGCTTCAGCACATAGACTATCTCTGGAAGGATCATCTTCTTAACATGGATCACCTGAGGGAAGGGGTGGGACTCAGGGGATATGCGCAGAAAGACCCCCTTCGGGAATACACGAAAGAGGGCTTCGACATGTTTGCCCTCATGATGGACAAGTTCAGGATGGACGTCTGCTCCAATCTTTTCAGGATACAGCCCGCGAGCGAAGAGCAGATCGAGGAACTTGAGAGAAGAAGGGAGCTTGAGGAGAAGAAAATGGTGCTCGGGCGGGGAGAAGGGGCTGAAGAAAAGGCCAAGACCCCGGTCAGGAGAACGCAGAAGAAGGTTGGTCGGAACGACCCGTGTCCCTGTGGCAGCGGCAAGAAATACAAAAGGTGCTGCGGTCGGTGA